The following proteins are encoded in a genomic region of Galbibacter sp. BG1:
- the ilvA gene encoding threonine ammonia-lyase IlvA, translating to MQTKTVYIPTLENVRKAAATLNGVAAVTPLTHSLRYSKNFEANILLKREDLQVVRSYKIRGAYNKISSLTKEEREKGIVCASAGNHSQGVAYSCKELKIKGTIYMPSPTPRQKIEQVKMFGEDYIDIVLEGDTFDDANKAALTECNRLGKTFVHPFDDEKVIEGQATVGLEILEQTKKTIDYVFVAVGGGGLASGLSSVFDVLSPQTKIIGIEPQGAPSMKTSLKNQKNTELQEIDKFVDGAAVQRVGDKTFAICKQFLDEMITVPEGKVCQEILDLYNKDAIVVEPAGALTLAALDFYKDKLKGKNVVCVVSGSNNDITRTAEIKERALLYANLKHYFIIRFPQRAGALKEFVAEILGPTDDITHFQYTKKNAKENAPAVVGIELKDEKDLEPLIARMKTRNFFGEYLNNKPDLFQYLV from the coding sequence ATGCAAACAAAAACCGTTTACATACCAACATTAGAAAATGTAAGGAAAGCTGCTGCTACTCTCAACGGAGTGGCAGCAGTTACGCCTTTAACGCATAGCTTGCGATATTCCAAGAATTTCGAAGCCAATATCTTGCTTAAAAGGGAGGATTTACAGGTGGTGCGATCCTATAAAATTAGGGGAGCATACAATAAAATCAGTTCCTTGACAAAAGAAGAAAGGGAAAAAGGAATTGTTTGTGCATCTGCAGGAAATCATTCGCAAGGAGTTGCCTATTCATGCAAAGAGCTTAAAATTAAAGGGACCATTTACATGCCTTCCCCAACTCCCAGACAGAAGATTGAGCAGGTGAAAATGTTTGGGGAGGATTATATTGATATTGTTTTGGAAGGCGATACTTTTGATGATGCCAACAAAGCAGCCTTAACGGAATGTAACCGGTTGGGAAAAACTTTTGTGCATCCATTCGACGATGAAAAAGTTATTGAAGGTCAAGCTACGGTTGGTCTGGAAATTCTGGAACAAACCAAAAAGACCATAGATTATGTGTTTGTTGCCGTGGGGGGTGGTGGCTTGGCTTCTGGACTCTCCAGCGTTTTCGACGTGCTTTCCCCACAAACAAAAATTATTGGGATAGAACCGCAGGGGGCGCCCTCTATGAAAACGTCTTTAAAAAACCAAAAAAATACCGAACTCCAAGAAATCGATAAGTTTGTAGACGGGGCAGCGGTGCAACGAGTGGGAGATAAAACCTTTGCTATCTGCAAACAGTTTTTAGATGAAATGATTACCGTTCCGGAAGGAAAGGTATGTCAGGAAATACTAGACCTGTATAACAAAGATGCCATTGTAGTGGAACCCGCTGGGGCTTTAACACTGGCGGCTTTAGATTTTTATAAGGACAAACTGAAAGGGAAAAATGTAGTTTGTGTGGTAAGCGGCAGTAACAACGATATTACACGAACCGCAGAAATTAAGGAGCGCGCATTGCTCTACGCCAATTTAAAGCATTACTTTATCATAAGGTTCCCGCAACGAGCGGGTGCGCTTAAGGAATTTGTTGCTGAAATTTTGGGCCCTACGGATGATATTACCCATTTTCAATACACCAAAAAGAATGCAAAGGAAAATGCACCTGCCGTGGTTGGGATCGAATTGAAAGATGAAAAGGATTTAGAACCACTTATTGCCCGCATGAAAACCAGAAACTTTTTTGGGGAATATTTAAACAACAAACCAGACCTATTTCAGTATTTGGTTTAA
- a CDS encoding NADP-dependent glyceraldehyde-3-phosphate dehydrogenase, which yields METNTTTFKEIPEKYQIKELVHQDKFLVGGQLKPWTGKTTEVYSTISSTEDYKPTLLGSIPYMSEPEADEALEAAAKAFDKGKGLWPTMKVADRVACMEKFVKQMETKRDEVVKLIMWEIGKNLPDSEKEFDRTVEYIYDTIEDYKQLDRDSANFKKRDGIYAHIRRGPLGIVLCLGPYNYPLNETFALLIPALIMGNTAIFKPAKHGVLLITPLLEAFRNSFPKGVVNIVYGRGREVAAPIMKSGRVDVLALIGNSKSAVALQDQHPYKNRLRLVLGLEAKNPAIVLPDADLDLAINECIAGTLSFNGQRCTALKLVYVHEDIREEFNKRFAQRVDELKFGNPWEEGVKLTPLPEPDKPQYIQELIADAKAHGASVLNKKGGQITENYIFPAVLYPVNKDMRVYHEEQFGPVIPIVPFHDIEEPLDDIANSNYGQQVSLFGADLRTLAPLIDTLVNLVCRVNLNSSCQRGPDVYPFTGRKDSAVGTLSVHDALRSFSIRTFVASKDNEYNNRILNDLLGSKASNFVSTDYIL from the coding sequence ATGGAAACCAACACCACGACTTTTAAGGAAATACCAGAAAAATATCAAATAAAGGAACTAGTGCACCAGGACAAATTTCTGGTGGGTGGTCAACTAAAACCATGGACCGGTAAAACTACTGAAGTATATTCCACTATTTCTTCTACGGAAGATTATAAGCCAACATTATTGGGCTCCATTCCTTATATGAGCGAACCGGAAGCCGATGAGGCTTTGGAAGCCGCCGCAAAAGCATTTGATAAAGGAAAGGGGCTATGGCCTACTATGAAAGTTGCCGATCGAGTAGCTTGTATGGAGAAGTTTGTAAAACAAATGGAAACCAAGCGCGACGAGGTGGTAAAGCTTATAATGTGGGAAATAGGTAAAAACCTTCCGGATTCTGAAAAGGAATTCGACAGGACCGTGGAATACATTTACGATACGATTGAAGATTACAAACAGCTGGATCGAGATTCAGCTAACTTTAAAAAACGCGATGGTATATATGCGCACATACGAAGGGGGCCGTTGGGGATTGTTTTATGCCTTGGCCCGTACAACTATCCATTAAACGAAACTTTTGCTTTATTGATACCGGCTTTAATAATGGGAAACACTGCCATTTTTAAACCAGCAAAGCACGGAGTTTTATTGATTACACCACTATTGGAAGCTTTTAGGAACAGTTTTCCGAAAGGAGTGGTTAATATTGTTTATGGTCGCGGTAGGGAAGTAGCTGCCCCAATTATGAAATCTGGTAGGGTAGATGTCCTCGCACTTATTGGAAACAGTAAATCGGCTGTGGCTTTGCAAGATCAACACCCTTATAAAAATAGGCTGCGTTTGGTATTGGGACTGGAAGCCAAAAACCCGGCTATTGTATTGCCCGACGCCGATCTTGATTTGGCTATTAACGAATGTATTGCCGGTACATTATCTTTCAACGGTCAACGATGCACAGCTTTAAAATTAGTGTATGTGCACGAAGATATTCGGGAAGAGTTCAACAAGCGGTTCGCGCAAAGGGTAGACGAATTAAAGTTTGGAAATCCATGGGAGGAAGGTGTAAAATTAACACCACTACCAGAACCCGACAAGCCACAATATATTCAAGAATTAATAGCAGATGCAAAAGCGCATGGCGCTTCTGTTTTAAATAAAAAAGGTGGTCAAATTACCGAAAATTATATATTTCCGGCAGTTTTGTATCCTGTAAATAAAGACATGCGTGTTTATCATGAGGAGCAATTTGGTCCCGTTATTCCAATTGTACCATTTCATGATATAGAAGAGCCATTGGACGATATTGCCAATTCCAATTACGGGCAACAGGTAAGCTTGTTTGGAGCAGATTTACGTACCCTCGCTCCACTTATCGACACGCTGGTTAATTTGGTCTGTAGGGTAAACCTTAACAGTTCTTGCCAACGTGGGCCAGATGTGTATCCATTTACAGGAAGAAAAGATTCTGCCGTAGGTACTTTAAGCGTTCACGATGCATTGAGATCTTTCTCCATAAGAACCTTTGTAGCTTCTAAAGACAATGAATATAACAATAGAATCCTTAATGATCTTTTAGGCAGTAAAGCCTCTAATTTCGTAAGTACAGATTATATATTGTAG
- a CDS encoding putative signal transducing protein: MENEDYIRIFTGSDIQATFIKSKLEEVGIVPVIKNETESGRLAGFGPSIVNQVRMFVHKDEHTAALAVLSDAEKGLNDLK; encoded by the coding sequence ATGGAAAACGAAGATTACATTAGAATATTTACTGGAAGCGACATTCAAGCAACCTTTATAAAGAGTAAACTGGAAGAAGTTGGTATTGTTCCAGTTATTAAAAACGAAACAGAATCTGGACGCCTTGCTGGTTTTGGTCCGTCCATTGTAAATCAAGTTCGAATGTTTGTACACAAAGACGAACATACTGCAGCATTGGCAGTTTTATCCGATGCTGAAAAAGGATTGAACGATTTAAAATGA
- a CDS encoding fasciclin domain-containing protein, whose protein sequence is MKIKNLKNGILLVALSLIATVTMAQETKMVGGAAMYPTKNIVENAVNSKDHTTLVAAVKAAGLVETLQSDGPFTVFAPTNEAFAALPEGTVETLLKPENKEKLQAVLTYHVVAGKMDAMDLMNAIKKGKGKATLKTVNGESLTFMKKGKKLMVMDSKGNKAKVTIADVYQSNGVIHVIDTVLLP, encoded by the coding sequence ATGAAAATTAAAAATTTAAAAAACGGAATTTTACTAGTGGCTTTATCTCTTATTGCTACCGTAACTATGGCTCAAGAAACTAAAATGGTTGGTGGTGCTGCAATGTATCCTACAAAAAACATTGTAGAAAATGCAGTAAACTCTAAAGACCATACCACTTTGGTGGCAGCGGTAAAAGCGGCTGGTTTGGTAGAAACTTTACAATCCGACGGTCCTTTTACAGTATTTGCCCCTACCAATGAGGCTTTCGCTGCTTTGCCCGAAGGAACTGTAGAAACCCTTTTAAAGCCTGAGAACAAAGAAAAATTGCAAGCTGTACTCACTTATCATGTTGTTGCAGGAAAGATGGATGCGATGGATTTAATGAATGCCATTAAAAAAGGAAAAGGAAAAGCAACCCTTAAAACTGTGAATGGTGAAAGCTTGACTTTTATGAAGAAAGGAAAAAAATTAATGGTGATGGATAGTAAAGGGAACAAAGCTAAAGTAACTATTGCAGACGTTTATCAGTCTAACGGGGTTATTCACGTAATTGATACCGTTCTACTACCATAA
- a CDS encoding M28 family peptidase has translation MKKILYAGLILAVGCNSAHQNNSSSTESTIASNEDRVEYANTITEGELKEHLYTYASDEFEGRETGDPGQKKAVEYLKAEYQALGIPAAKGGDDYFQKVPLEVSGVPTGSITINNEEFKLGEGVITFSSVDNKTFDIVYAGYGIEDEKYSDYNDIDIKGKYVLVKIGEPKDESGNYLLTGNTEPSVWSNWRETLTKRIEIATEKGAEGIIYYDDAFYNRAEGRYQHYLESGNGGQMSLKSDDKKVANIYVNKEVATKIYADVDTENKAKELNEKITLNLKNTSKEVDSENVVALIKGKSKPDEYLVISAHLDHVGVDPDGNVFNGADDDGSGTVAILEIAEAFKKAAEEGNGPERSIVFLHVTGEEKGLLGSEYYSENPIFPLANTVADLNIDMIGRIDPKRDGDRNYIYLIGSDKLSTDLHELSEEVNEKYTNIELDYTYNDENDPNRFYYRSDHYNFAKHNVPIIFYFNGTHADYHKITDTPDKINYDLLTNRAKLVFQTAWEIANRPERLVVDKAQPTK, from the coding sequence ATGAAGAAAATCCTATACGCAGGGCTTATTCTAGCGGTGGGCTGCAATAGTGCCCATCAAAACAATAGCTCCTCTACGGAAAGCACCATTGCTTCTAATGAAGATCGAGTGGAATATGCCAACACCATTACCGAAGGTGAATTAAAAGAACATTTGTACACTTACGCTTCCGATGAATTTGAAGGAAGGGAAACCGGTGATCCAGGGCAAAAGAAAGCCGTAGAATATTTAAAAGCGGAATACCAAGCATTAGGAATCCCAGCCGCTAAAGGTGGCGACGACTATTTTCAAAAAGTACCTTTGGAAGTGAGTGGCGTTCCTACAGGAAGCATTACCATTAACAACGAAGAATTTAAATTGGGCGAAGGTGTCATCACATTTTCTTCAGTGGACAATAAAACCTTTGACATCGTTTATGCCGGATATGGCATCGAAGATGAAAAATATTCTGACTATAATGATATCGACATAAAAGGTAAATACGTACTAGTAAAAATAGGAGAGCCCAAAGATGAAAGTGGCAACTATTTATTAACCGGGAACACTGAGCCTAGTGTATGGTCTAATTGGCGTGAAACACTTACCAAAAGAATTGAAATTGCTACGGAAAAAGGTGCAGAAGGTATCATTTATTACGACGATGCTTTTTATAACCGTGCTGAAGGAAGATACCAACATTATTTGGAAAGTGGAAATGGCGGACAAATGTCTTTAAAGAGCGATGACAAAAAAGTAGCTAATATTTATGTGAACAAAGAAGTGGCTACTAAAATTTATGCTGATGTTGATACTGAAAATAAAGCCAAAGAACTAAACGAAAAAATTACCTTAAATTTAAAGAATACCTCTAAAGAAGTAGACTCAGAAAACGTGGTGGCGCTTATTAAAGGAAAAAGTAAGCCAGATGAATATTTGGTAATTTCCGCTCACCTCGATCACGTGGGTGTAGACCCCGATGGAAATGTTTTTAATGGAGCCGACGACGATGGTAGCGGAACAGTAGCTATCTTGGAAATTGCGGAAGCGTTTAAAAAAGCCGCAGAAGAAGGAAATGGACCTGAAAGATCGATTGTTTTTCTTCATGTTACGGGAGAAGAAAAAGGACTTCTAGGTTCTGAATATTATTCCGAAAATCCGATTTTTCCATTGGCAAATACTGTAGCTGATTTAAATATTGATATGATCGGAAGAATTGACCCGAAACGGGATGGAGATAGAAACTATATCTATTTAATAGGTTCTGATAAATTGAGTACCGACCTTCATGAATTATCGGAAGAAGTAAACGAAAAGTATACCAATATTGAATTGGATTATACCTACAACGATGAAAACGATCCTAACCGTTTTTATTATCGTAGTGACCACTACAATTTTGCTAAGCATAACGTGCCTATTATCTTTTATTTTAACGGAACGCATGCCGACTATCACAAGATAACGGACACCCCCGATAAAATAAATTACGATTTATTGACCAATCGTGCTAAATTGGTGTTTCAAACTGCGTGGGAAATTGCCAACAGACCAGAAAGATTGGTAGTAGACAAAGCACAACCAACGAAATAG